CGTAAAATAACCATAATTGCAGCATGTAAAACGCTGTTCGTCAACCGGAACTTTTCAATACCGGATTTTTATGATTTAATCATTAAGTAATCAATCGGGTTGTGCAATGAAAACCAACGGAAGGTAAGGCAACAATATGAAATTAAGAAACAGCTTTCATCCCTATGCAATGATAACAATTGTCTTTTGGTCATTGGCCTATGTGCTGACCAGGCTGGCGTTGCAGTATTTTTCTGCATTCTCACTGGGCTTTCTAAGATATTTTACGGCGTCCTGCACCTTGGCGGTCGTTGCAGTTTACACGAGAATGAAACTGCCGCATAAAGCCGATCTTCCGACTTTTCTGGCTGCCGGAGCGGCGGGGTTCTTCTTTTACCTGAGTAACGAGGGAGTTTCAATTCTTGAGAATGCAGCACATATAGGACTGCCCATTCCTGAAAAGCTGAAAAACGCATTGGAACAACTGCATGATCGCTCAAATGAGGAGGATGAAAAGAAATGAAGCTTTTCACAAAATACATGACGCGAAACGATTGCTATACAGCAGGCCGCAAAATCACGCCTAAAGGAATCATGGTACATTCGACGGCTGTGCCGGGTGTAATGGCGGCTGAGTGGTTTTCCCGTTGGAACAAATCTTACAAAGCCGGTGAAATAAACAGGCAGGTATGTGTACATGCTTTTGTAGACGAAAAAGAGGTTTGGCAATACCTGCCTTGGGATCATCGCGGGTGGCATGCGGGAGGAGCAGCCAACAATACCCATATTGGCTTTGAAATCTGTGAGCCTGCTGGGTTTTCGTATAAATCCGGGTCGGTAATGGTGGGTTATGATGCAGCAAAGCAGAAAGATTATTTCCGTAAAGCGTGGCAGAATGCTGTTGAACTCTGCGTTATGCTCTGCAAGAAGTACGGTCTTAATGAGAATGACATCATCTGCCACTCCGAAGGATATAAGCTCGGTATTGCCAGCAACCATGCTGATGTGATGCACTGGTTTCCCAAGCATGGGGAGAATATGGACACTTTCCGTAAAGCAGTAAAAAAAGCGCTGGAGAACAGTACAGATATCAATACTGATATTGGAATTGGAGATATGGTGGAGTTTAAGGTCAGTGTAAAGAATTACTACCCCGGCAGTGTGGAAGTTCCAACGTGGGTCAAAAATGACTATTACCACAGGGTCACACAGACTTTATACAAAGGCAAGCCGGTCATAAAAGGCGGCAAAGAATGTGTATTGCTTGGCAAAAAGGTTAAGAAATCCGGCGGTCAAGAAATCGCAGGCATAAACACTTGGGTAGCAAAAGAAAACCTTGTAATTGTAAACAGCATTCCTGATAACAAGGGCAATAGAACCTATACAGTGCAAAAAGGCGATACCTTATGGAGAATAGCGGAAAAAGAACTCGGTAGAGGAACAAGATATCCGGAGATTAAGAAACTCAATGGTCTGACTTCAGATACTATTTACCCCGGACAAGTTCTGAAATTGCCGGAATAACGATAAAGGACAGCCAATCGCGGCTGTCCTAAGTTTTTATAGGAGGTGCTTGAATGATAGAGGCGGCTAATCATTTACCATATAACCCGCAGGAAACGAACTATTCAAAGATAACACAGGAGGAAATTCAAAGAGAGGTTGATTACTGGCGGGCATATAAAATCCTGCAAAAGATGCTTAAGGCGGGACTGATTTCAGAAGAAGAATTCAACAAAATCGACAAGTTGAACCGCAAAACTTTCTCGCCGATGTATGCACAGCTTATGGCCTAATTAGCTTGCTATTAGCGGCACACAGAGGTAACATGTCACATGCCCAAAGGAGGTGAAAACAGTGAGAAAGGTAACAAGGATTGATGGAAACAATGCTCTCCAAGCTTTCAAGCCAAAGGTGAGGGTAGCGGCTTATTGCAGGGTTTCAACAGACAGTGATGAACAAATGGCAAGCCTGGAAGCACAAAAGGACCATTATGAATCCTATATAAAAGCAAATCCTGATTGGGAATTTGCAGGGATTTATTATGATGAAGGCATATCAGGCACAAAAAAGGAAAACCGAACTGGACTTTTGAGACTGCTTGCAGATTGCGAAAACAAAAAAATTGACTTTATTATAACCAAGTCAGTCAGCAGATTTGCCAGAAACACAACCGACTGCATTGAAATGGTGCGAAAACTTACCGATCTCGGTGTTTTCATCTATTTCGAGAAAGAGAATATAAACACACAGCGCATGGAAGGCGAATTGGTGCTGACAATTTTGAGCAGTCTTGCAGAAAACGAGTCATTATCCATTGCAGAAAATAGTAAGTGGTCTATCAGACGTAGGTTCCAAAACGGAACATACAAAATTTCGTATCCTCCCTATGGTTACGATTATGTGGATGGAAAGCTATTTATCAATAAAGAACAGGCTGAAATCGTAAAGCGGATTTTTTCCGAGGCTTTGGACGGTAAAGGCACACAGAAAATTGCAGGTGGGCTAAATTCCGATAAAATCCCAACAAAGAGAGGTTCACACTGGACAGCGACAACTATCCGCGGCATTTTAAGCAATGAAAAATATACTGGGGATGTTCTTCTGCAAAAAACCTATACAGATGAGAATTTTAAGCGGCATTATAATCATGGGGAAAAAGATCAATACATGATAAAAGATCATCATGAAGCCATTATATCCCATGAGGAATTTGAAGCCGCCCAAGAGATATTAAAGCAAAGAGGAAAAGAAAAAGGTGTAATTAAGGGAAGCAGTAAGTATCAAAAACGCTACCCTTTCTCGGGGAAAATCAAATGCGCAGAATGTGGCAGCAGTTTTAAGCGTCGAATTCATGGCAGCGGTGACCGTAAATATATTGCATGGTGCTGCACAAAGCACATAAAGGACGCATCAAGCTGTTCCATGAAGTTTGTCAGAGAGGATGCGATCCATCAGGCCTTCGTTGTTATGATTAATAAGCTTATTTTCGGTCATAAATTCATTCTAAGACCATTGCTACAAAGCTTAAAGAAGACAAATTACTCAGATAACATAACTAAGATTCAGGAACTGGAAACTAAAATCAAAGAAAATACAGAGCGGGTTCAGGTGATTATGGGACTTATGGCCAAAGGATACCTGGAACCCGCTCTTTTTAATACACAGAAAAATGAGCTGCTCAAAGAAGCGGCTTTATTAAAAGAACAAAGAGAAGCATTAAAACGCGTAATCGATGGAGGCATGACTATCCTTGTTGAGGTTGAGAAGCTTCTTAAATTTGCAACGAAGGCTGAAAAGCAGATTGATGCATTCGATAGCAGAATATTTGAGGATTTTACCCACGAAATCATTGTGTTTTCACAAGAAGAAATAGATTTCAAAATGAAATGCGGGTTGAACTTAAGGGAAAGGTTGGTGAAATGATGAGCCATATACCTTTTGGATATACCATTCAAAACGGCAGGGCTGTCGTTAATGAAGAGGAAGCAGTTAAGATTGAGAAACTATTTGAGGCTTACCTTTCCGGTCTTTCTTTAACTGAAGCAGCCCAAAAAGCGGGCATTAAACGCTACCATACATCTATTGCAAGAATGCTTTCGGATAAACGGTATGTTGAGGACAAATTTTATCCGCCAATTATCAGCAAGGACACATTCGAAAAAGCACAACTGGAAAGACGCAGGCGAGCTGAGGCGCTTGGCAGGATTTATGAACATAAAGGAAATGAAAAGAAATGCCTGAATTTTAAGTTTCATGCTTCAATGCCAGATAAACTATACGATGATCCATTTCAGCAGGCAGAGTATGCTTATAGTCTTATTAGGAGCGAGGTGATTTCAGATGGCAATCAGGAATGTTACGGTGATTCCTGCCCGTAAGCGAATCGGGAATAGTGCAAAGGCCGAGGAATTGCCTAAGCTTCGGGTAGCAGCTTACTGTCGTGTTTCTACGGACAGCGAGGAGCAGGCAACCAGTTATGAAGCGCAAATCGAGCACTACACAAACTATATCAAAAGCAATCCCGAATGGGAGTTAGCAGGCATATTTGCAGATGAAGGTATTACCGGAACTAACACAAAAAAGCGTGAAGAATTTAACCGGATGATAGAAGAATGCATGCAGGGCAAAATCGATATGATAATTACGAAGTCTATCAGCCGGTTTGCAAGAAATACGCTGGACTGCCTAAAGTACATAAGGCAACTTAAAGAAAAAAATATTCCGGTTTACTTTGAAAAGGAAAATATAAACACATTGGATACCAAAGGGGAAATCCTGTTGACCATTATGGCGTCTTTGGCACAGCAAGAAAGCCAATCGTTAAGCCAGAATGTAAAACTGGGTATTCAGTACCGATATCAGCAAGGGAAAATTCATATCAATCACAACCGGTTTCTTGGCTATACAAAGGATAAGGATGGTAACTTAGTTATCGTACCTGAAGAAGCGGAGATCGTTAAACGCATTTACAGAGAATACCTCGAAGGTTCCAGTATGCTACAGATAGCAAGAGGTTTGGAAGCTGACGGAATATTGACAGGTGCAGGCAATCCCAGATGGCATACCAGTACCATCAATAAGATTTTGAGGAATGAAAAATATATCGGTGATGCGCTGCTGCAGAAAACCTATACGGTAGATTTTTTATCGAAGAAAAGGGTACCCAATAACGGTATAGTTCCACAATACTATGTAGAAAACAGCCATGAGCCTATAATCCCGCGTGAAATCTTTATGCAGGTGCAGGAACAGCTTGTCAAAAGAAGATGTGTGTATATAAGTAAGAATGGAAAGAAAAGAAACTATAGCAACAATCATCCTTTATCACAGATGGTTTTCTGCGGCAATTGCCATGAAATATTCCGCAGGGTTCATTGGAATAACCGAGGAAAGAAATCAATCGTATGGAGATGTGTTAGCCGATTAGAAAATACTGGTTTGTTTTGTACCGCCTCCACTATACTTGAAGATACGCTAAAAGAGAAAATTGTAGAAGCCATCAATATAGCAGTCAGCGGAAAAAACTCTTTTCTGGCTATACTGAAAGAGAATATTGAAACCGTATTAAGTGAGGATTTGGATGAGAGTACAGCAGATATTGATAAAAGGCTGGAAGAACTCCAAACCGAGTTGATCCAAAAGGCAAATTCAAAGGAGGACTACGATAATATTGTAAATGAAATTTATAGGTTACGGGACTTGAGGCAAGAAACACTTTCAAGAAACGCTCTCCGTCAAGATAAGCGGGATCGGATAGCTGAAATGACTGACTTTCTTAACACGCAAACCGGTGATATAACGGAGTTTGATGATAAACTGGTTAGAAAACTTGTTGAAAAAGCAATTGTATATGATGACAGGCTAGTGGTAGAGTTTAAGTCGGGGCTAGAAATAGAAATAAACTTATAGGATTGTAATAAGATTGCCGCCAGTTGAGAAGGAAAGTCTTCTTAAATTGGCGGCATTTTTATTTTATACAAATGTATAAACAAA
This sequence is a window from Defluviitalea raffinosedens. Protein-coding genes within it:
- a CDS encoding phage holin family protein; its protein translation is MKLRNSFHPYAMITIVFWSLAYVLTRLALQYFSAFSLGFLRYFTASCTLAVVAVYTRMKLPHKADLPTFLAAGAAGFFFYLSNEGVSILENAAHIGLPIPEKLKNALEQLHDRSNEEDEKK
- a CDS encoding recombinase family protein, producing the protein MSHIPFGYTIQNGRAVVNEEEAVKIEKLFEAYLSGLSLTEAAQKAGIKRYHTSIARMLSDKRYVEDKFYPPIISKDTFEKAQLERRRRAEALGRIYEHKGNEKKCLNFKFHASMPDKLYDDPFQQAEYAYSLIRSEVISDGNQECYGDSCP
- a CDS encoding SHOCT domain-containing protein, giving the protein MIEAANHLPYNPQETNYSKITQEEIQREVDYWRAYKILQKMLKAGLISEEEFNKIDKLNRKTFSPMYAQLMA
- a CDS encoding recombinase family protein, encoding MRKVTRIDGNNALQAFKPKVRVAAYCRVSTDSDEQMASLEAQKDHYESYIKANPDWEFAGIYYDEGISGTKKENRTGLLRLLADCENKKIDFIITKSVSRFARNTTDCIEMVRKLTDLGVFIYFEKENINTQRMEGELVLTILSSLAENESLSIAENSKWSIRRRFQNGTYKISYPPYGYDYVDGKLFINKEQAEIVKRIFSEALDGKGTQKIAGGLNSDKIPTKRGSHWTATTIRGILSNEKYTGDVLLQKTYTDENFKRHYNHGEKDQYMIKDHHEAIISHEEFEAAQEILKQRGKEKGVIKGSSKYQKRYPFSGKIKCAECGSSFKRRIHGSGDRKYIAWCCTKHIKDASSCSMKFVREDAIHQAFVVMINKLIFGHKFILRPLLQSLKKTNYSDNITKIQELETKIKENTERVQVIMGLMAKGYLEPALFNTQKNELLKEAALLKEQREALKRVIDGGMTILVEVEKLLKFATKAEKQIDAFDSRIFEDFTHEIIVFSQEEIDFKMKCGLNLRERLVK
- a CDS encoding N-acetylmuramoyl-L-alanine amidase, which gives rise to MKLFTKYMTRNDCYTAGRKITPKGIMVHSTAVPGVMAAEWFSRWNKSYKAGEINRQVCVHAFVDEKEVWQYLPWDHRGWHAGGAANNTHIGFEICEPAGFSYKSGSVMVGYDAAKQKDYFRKAWQNAVELCVMLCKKYGLNENDIICHSEGYKLGIASNHADVMHWFPKHGENMDTFRKAVKKALENSTDINTDIGIGDMVEFKVSVKNYYPGSVEVPTWVKNDYYHRVTQTLYKGKPVIKGGKECVLLGKKVKKSGGQEIAGINTWVAKENLVIVNSIPDNKGNRTYTVQKGDTLWRIAEKELGRGTRYPEIKKLNGLTSDTIYPGQVLKLPE
- a CDS encoding recombinase family protein — encoded protein: MAIRNVTVIPARKRIGNSAKAEELPKLRVAAYCRVSTDSEEQATSYEAQIEHYTNYIKSNPEWELAGIFADEGITGTNTKKREEFNRMIEECMQGKIDMIITKSISRFARNTLDCLKYIRQLKEKNIPVYFEKENINTLDTKGEILLTIMASLAQQESQSLSQNVKLGIQYRYQQGKIHINHNRFLGYTKDKDGNLVIVPEEAEIVKRIYREYLEGSSMLQIARGLEADGILTGAGNPRWHTSTINKILRNEKYIGDALLQKTYTVDFLSKKRVPNNGIVPQYYVENSHEPIIPREIFMQVQEQLVKRRCVYISKNGKKRNYSNNHPLSQMVFCGNCHEIFRRVHWNNRGKKSIVWRCVSRLENTGLFCTASTILEDTLKEKIVEAINIAVSGKNSFLAILKENIETVLSEDLDESTADIDKRLEELQTELIQKANSKEDYDNIVNEIYRLRDLRQETLSRNALRQDKRDRIAEMTDFLNTQTGDITEFDDKLVRKLVEKAIVYDDRLVVEFKSGLEIEINL